Proteins encoded together in one Pseudomonas arsenicoxydans window:
- a CDS encoding uracil-xanthine permease family protein, which yields MQQEFNDPLWRTVLSGAQMLFVAFGALVLMPLITGLDPNVALFTAGLGTILFQIVTGRQVPVFLASSFAFITPIILAKGQFGLAATMGGVMAAGFVYTFLGLAVKIKGTGFIDRLLPPVVIGPVIISIGLAMAPIAANMAMGKAGDGTELIHYQTAMLISMPALLTTLIVAVFGKGIFRLVPIISGVLVGFAMAFYFGVVDTAKIAAAPWFAIPHFTAPEFNWQAILFIVPVALAPAIEHIGGVIAVGSVTGRDYLKKPGLHRTLLGDGIATTAAGLFGGPPNTTYAEVTGAVMLTKNYNPKIMTWAAIFAISLAFIGKFGALLQSIPVPVMGGILCLLFGSIAAVGMNTLIRHKIDLGEARNLVIVSVTLVFGIGGVLVGTGTGPDDFGLKGIALCAVVAIALNLLLPGNDSWKHKKANETLL from the coding sequence ATGCAGCAAGAGTTCAACGATCCGCTCTGGCGTACGGTGCTGTCTGGCGCACAGATGCTGTTCGTGGCCTTCGGCGCCCTGGTGTTGATGCCGCTGATTACCGGCCTGGACCCGAACGTGGCGCTGTTCACCGCAGGTCTGGGGACGATTCTGTTCCAGATCGTCACCGGGCGTCAGGTGCCGGTGTTCCTGGCGTCGAGCTTTGCCTTCATCACCCCGATCATTCTTGCCAAGGGCCAATTCGGCCTCGCGGCGACCATGGGCGGCGTGATGGCGGCGGGTTTCGTCTACACCTTCCTCGGCCTGGCCGTGAAGATCAAAGGCACCGGTTTTATTGACCGCTTGTTGCCCCCGGTCGTGATCGGTCCGGTGATCATCTCCATCGGCCTGGCCATGGCACCCATCGCCGCCAACATGGCGATGGGCAAGGCCGGCGATGGCACCGAGCTGATCCATTACCAGACAGCGATGCTGATCTCGATGCCAGCGTTGCTGACCACTCTGATCGTCGCGGTATTCGGCAAGGGCATCTTCCGCCTGGTGCCAATCATCTCTGGCGTGTTGGTGGGGTTCGCCATGGCGTTCTACTTCGGCGTGGTCGACACCGCGAAGATTGCTGCCGCACCGTGGTTCGCGATTCCGCACTTCACGGCGCCGGAGTTCAACTGGCAGGCGATTCTGTTCATCGTTCCTGTGGCATTGGCCCCGGCCATCGAACACATCGGCGGAGTGATCGCCGTCGGTAGCGTGACCGGCCGCGATTACCTGAAGAAGCCCGGCCTGCACCGCACGCTGCTTGGCGATGGCATTGCCACCACTGCGGCTGGCTTGTTCGGCGGCCCACCCAATACCACGTACGCCGAAGTGACGGGCGCGGTGATGCTGACCAAAAACTACAACCCGAAAATCATGACCTGGGCGGCGATCTTTGCCATCAGCCTGGCGTTTATCGGCAAGTTCGGCGCGCTGCTGCAAAGCATTCCGGTGCCGGTGATGGGCGGGATTCTGTGCCTGCTGTTCGGTTCGATTGCTGCGGTGGGGATGAACACCCTGATTCGCCACAAGATCGACCTGGGCGAAGCGCGCAATCTGGTGATTGTGTCGGTGACCCTGGTGTTCGGGATTGGCGGTGTGCTGGTCGGCACCGGGACTGGCCCCGACGACTTCGGCCTCAAAGGCATCGCGCTGTGCGCGGTGGTAGCGATTGCGCTGAACCTGCTGCTGCCAGGCAATGACAGCTGGAAGCACAAGAAGGCGAATGAGACTTTGCTCTGA
- the upp gene encoding uracil phosphoribosyltransferase, whose translation MPIQEIRHPLIRHKLGLMRRADISTKNFRELAQEVGALLTYEATKDLPLETYDIEGWCGTVSVEKIAGKKITVVPILRAGIGMLEGVLSLIPGAKVSAVGVARNEQTLQAHTYLEKLVPEINERLAMIIDPMLATGSSMVATIDLLKKAGCRDIRAMVLVAAPEGIAAVEKAHPDVMIYTASIDEKLNEHGYIIPGLGDAGDKIFGTKQKDA comes from the coding sequence ATGCCCATCCAAGAGATCCGCCATCCGCTGATCCGTCATAAACTAGGCCTGATGCGCCGTGCAGACATCAGCACCAAGAATTTCCGTGAGCTCGCTCAGGAAGTCGGCGCCCTGCTGACCTACGAAGCCACCAAAGACCTGCCGCTGGAAACCTACGACATCGAAGGCTGGTGCGGTACGGTGTCGGTCGAGAAAATCGCCGGCAAGAAAATTACAGTGGTGCCGATCCTGCGTGCCGGCATCGGCATGCTCGAAGGTGTGCTGAGCCTGATCCCGGGCGCCAAAGTCAGTGCCGTCGGCGTGGCCCGCAACGAACAGACCCTGCAGGCCCACACCTACCTGGAAAAACTCGTCCCGGAAATCAACGAGCGCCTGGCAATGATCATCGACCCGATGCTCGCCACCGGCAGTTCCATGGTCGCCACCATCGACCTGCTGAAAAAGGCCGGTTGCCGCGACATTCGCGCCATGGTGCTGGTCGCCGCGCCAGAAGGCATCGCCGCAGTGGAGAAGGCTCACCCGGACGTAATGATCTACACCGCCTCCATTGATGAAAAACTCAACGAACACGGCTACATCATTCCAGGCTTGGGCGATGCCGGTGACAAGATCTTCGGTACCAAGCAGAAGGACGCTTGA
- a CDS encoding hypoxanthine-guanine phosphoribosyltransferase, with protein sequence MSADLEHIRQIMREADCLYTEAEVEAAIARVGAHINEELADSNPVVFCVMNGGLIFAGKLLTHLQFPLEASYLHATRYRNETSGGDLFWKAKPEVSFIDRDVLIIDDILDEGHTLGAIIDFCKHAGARKVHTAVLIDKDHDRKARPDLKADFVGLPCIDRYIFGYGMDYKGYWRNANGIFAVKGM encoded by the coding sequence ATGTCTGCTGATCTCGAGCATATCCGTCAAATCATGCGAGAGGCTGACTGCCTGTACACCGAAGCTGAAGTCGAGGCGGCCATCGCCCGCGTCGGTGCACACATCAACGAAGAACTGGCTGACAGCAATCCGGTGGTGTTCTGTGTGATGAACGGCGGCCTGATTTTCGCCGGTAAATTGCTCACCCATCTGCAATTCCCGCTGGAAGCGTCCTACCTGCACGCTACCCGCTATCGCAATGAAACCAGCGGCGGTGACCTGTTCTGGAAGGCCAAACCGGAAGTGTCGTTCATCGACCGTGACGTGCTGATCATCGACGACATTCTCGACGAGGGTCATACCCTGGGCGCGATCATCGATTTCTGCAAACACGCCGGCGCGCGCAAAGTGCACACCGCTGTGCTGATCGACAAGGACCACGACCGCAAGGCTCGCCCGGACCTCAAAGCCGATTTCGTCGGCCTGCCATGCATCGACCGTTATATCTTCGGTTACGGTATGGACTACAAAGGCTACTGGCGTAACGCTAACGGCATCTTCGCTGTTAAAGGAATGTAA
- a CDS encoding WbuC family cupin fold metalloprotein, with protein sequence MTTPRFLDQTLFTELAEKAAANPRGRQHHNFHQMEEPCHRMAVGLQPSTYIPPHRHLSDDKAETLLVLRGRLGLLIFDESGGVIHTRVLQADGESVGVDLPPGVFHGLVVLDADSLMFECKAGPYRPVGEGELAPWAPREGEPGVAKYQAWMRAQFD encoded by the coding sequence ATGACCACGCCGCGTTTTCTCGATCAAACCTTGTTCACCGAATTGGCCGAGAAAGCCGCGGCTAATCCCCGTGGGCGTCAGCATCACAACTTTCATCAAATGGAAGAACCGTGCCATCGCATGGCCGTGGGTTTGCAGCCGAGTACGTACATTCCCCCTCATCGACATCTGAGTGATGACAAGGCGGAAACGCTGCTGGTGCTGCGGGGGCGTCTCGGCCTGTTGATTTTTGATGAGTCCGGAGGCGTTATCCACACGCGGGTTCTGCAAGCAGATGGCGAATCGGTGGGCGTTGATCTTCCTCCCGGCGTGTTCCATGGCCTGGTCGTGCTGGACGCCGACAGCTTGATGTTCGAGTGCAAGGCCGGGCCTTATCGTCCGGTGGGTGAGGGTGAACTGGCGCCCTGGGCGCCACGCGAAGGGGAGCCGGGTGTGGCCAAGTATCAGGCCTGGATGCGCGCGCAGTTTGATTGA